Proteins encoded within one genomic window of Thermodesulfovibrionales bacterium:
- the ybeY gene encoding rRNA maturation RNase YbeY: MKSILIRKTARKPFSLQSLRRDLLNLLNLLSLEDVEISIYLVGNRRMRYLNRLYRGIDKPTDVLSFPQIEATGSAIRPPVSESIPSFSVLGDIVLNLDQIKKQAAENRVSFKDELRFMLIHGLLHLLGYDHERDKRSARIMRKKEKSLLNALKKLDQERK, translated from the coding sequence ATGAAGAGTATACTCATAAGAAAGACCGCGAGGAAACCTTTCAGTCTCCAATCTCTGAGAAGAGATCTCCTGAACCTGTTAAACCTCCTCAGCCTTGAAGATGTTGAGATAAGCATTTATCTCGTTGGCAACAGAAGGATGAGATATCTCAACAGACTTTACAGGGGTATAGATAAACCCACTGATGTACTTTCCTTTCCACAGATAGAGGCCACTGGTTCAGCGATCAGGCCCCCGGTTTCTGAGTCTATCCCTTCCTTTTCTGTTCTTGGTGATATAGTTTTAAACTTGGACCAGATAAAAAAACAGGCAGCTGAAAACCGTGTTTCCTTCAAAGATGAGCTGAGATTCATGCTCATCCATGGACTTCTTCATCTTCTTGGATATGACCATGAGAGGGATAAAAGGTCTGCCAGAATAATGAGGAAAAAGGAGAAGAGCCTGCTTAATGCCCTTAAGAAACTGGATCAAGAGCGCAAATAA
- a CDS encoding diacylglycerol kinase translates to MPLRNWIKSANNAIEGILHAAKTQRHVRYHFLAAAVVLLLSFSLGVTKIEFIILSLCAMLVILAEMLNTVIENIVDRLSPEKSDFARTVKDMAAGAVLISASGAVLVGYVILFPYLKSLFFRSSIPESHSKDEIAILSVVIVLILVIILKAYTGKGTPLRGGFPSGHAAVSFSIWLSITLIAGNLLVSLLTLGLAVAISQSRVAVHVHTPKEVIAGALIGLAVTGLLFLIFS, encoded by the coding sequence ATGCCCTTAAGAAACTGGATCAAGAGCGCAAATAATGCAATAGAAGGTATCCTTCATGCAGCAAAGACACAGCGTCATGTGAGATATCATTTCCTTGCCGCTGCCGTTGTCCTTCTTCTGAGTTTCAGTCTCGGTGTTACAAAGATTGAATTCATTATCCTTTCTTTGTGTGCCATGCTTGTTATCCTTGCTGAGATGCTCAATACCGTTATAGAAAATATAGTTGACAGACTTTCTCCTGAGAAATCTGATTTTGCAAGGACTGTTAAAGACATGGCTGCTGGAGCTGTGCTCATATCTGCCTCTGGAGCGGTGCTTGTCGGTTACGTTATACTCTTTCCCTACTTAAAGAGTCTATTTTTCAGAAGCTCGATACCTGAAAGCCACTCCAAAGATGAGATTGCTATTCTTTCAGTTGTAATAGTCCTGATTCTGGTGATAATACTGAAGGCCTATACCGGAAAAGGCACTCCTCTTAGGGGAGGTTTTCCTTCAGGTCATGCAGCCGTCTCATTCAGTATATGGCTGTCTATAACATTAATTGCAGGGAATCTTCTCGTGTCCCTTCTTACATTGGGACTGGCAGTTGCAATATCACAGAGCAGGGTAGCTGTCCATGTCCATACACCTAAGGAGGTTATAGCTGGTGCACTTATAGGACTTGCAGTAACAGGTCTTCTTTTCTTAATCTTTTCCTGA